In a single window of the Flavivirga spongiicola genome:
- a CDS encoding trypsin-like serine peptidase: MEKLIFHKINGNLDEINESEITRETWIEPENKLTPESVCGIDERKKVVATNQLPYLAICKLYMKAPNGRTYVGSGWLVDGDKLYTAGHCVFSHSTGGWKESIIIIPAKSGLSEPYGRYEAISLATTQGWLDNKSTRYDMGAIKLNKSVPFKQFLKPTITDVNYGNICGYPADRDNGLFQYEKDDPLEKVLGRFQYYADTFGGQSGCPLLKNRTEAIGIHNYGGCPNKSSDLYESFIDEIANW, from the coding sequence ATGGAAAAATTAATCTTTCATAAAATAAATGGAAATTTAGACGAAATAAACGAATCTGAAATTACAAGAGAAACCTGGATTGAACCAGAAAATAAACTTACCCCTGAATCAGTTTGTGGAATTGATGAACGTAAAAAGGTAGTAGCAACTAATCAACTTCCATATTTAGCAATCTGTAAGTTATATATGAAAGCTCCAAATGGTAGAACATATGTAGGGTCTGGTTGGTTGGTCGATGGAGACAAACTTTATACAGCTGGACATTGTGTTTTTAGTCATAGTACAGGAGGGTGGAAAGAAAGTATAATTATTATACCTGCTAAATCTGGCCTTTCAGAACCGTATGGCCGTTATGAAGCCATAAGTTTAGCAACAACCCAAGGTTGGTTAGATAATAAGTCTACTCGCTATGATATGGGAGCTATTAAGTTAAATAAATCAGTACCCTTCAAGCAGTTTCTAAAACCTACTATAACAGACGTAAATTATGGTAATATATGCGGATATCCTGCTGATAGAGATAATGGATTATTTCAATATGAAAAGGATGACCCTCTAGAAAAAGTTTTAGGTAGATTTCAATATTATGCAGATACGTTTGGAGGTCAAAGTGGTTGCCCTTTATTAAAAAATAGAACAGAAGCCATTGGAATTCATAATTATGGAGGATGTCCTAATAAATCTTCTGATTTATATGAGAGTTTTATTGATGAAATAGCTAACTGGTAG
- a CDS encoding Crp/Fnr family transcriptional regulator: MKAITKYWFLEGFNLFKKLGMLNMMKICEILEMDNIEKGQLIKLSDEHTNSIFFLKKGSVKIVNARNNTVKYVVKRGNIFGELALYDKKVATEEVAYALEDCIICYIKSEQMEGLMVKHKSLKNGILKVYGLRIKKLERRLYDLLYKDSPTRIKEFIIDYIDEFGEPNEKGQLVAKNLLSHKEIANLTNTSRQTVSNILSTMRKEGLISYDIDSISINTLPEDQVDN, translated from the coding sequence ATGAAAGCAATCACTAAATATTGGTTTCTAGAAGGGTTTAACCTTTTTAAAAAACTCGGAATGCTAAATATGATGAAAATCTGCGAGATTTTGGAAATGGATAATATTGAAAAAGGACAACTCATTAAGCTTTCAGATGAACATACTAATAGTATTTTCTTTTTAAAAAAAGGGAGCGTAAAAATTGTTAATGCTAGGAATAATACTGTAAAATATGTAGTAAAACGAGGTAACATTTTTGGAGAATTAGCACTTTATGATAAAAAAGTTGCCACGGAAGAAGTTGCATATGCTTTAGAAGATTGTATTATTTGTTATATTAAGTCTGAACAAATGGAAGGACTTATGGTAAAGCATAAATCACTAAAGAATGGAATTCTAAAAGTATATGGATTACGTATAAAAAAGTTAGAACGAAGACTTTACGATTTGTTATATAAAGATAGTCCAACAAGAATCAAAGAGTTTATTATAGATTATATAGATGAGTTTGGTGAACCCAATGAAAAAGGTCAACTAGTAGCAAAAAACCTTTTGTCACATAAAGAAATAGCAAACCTTACGAATACATCCAGGCAAACAGTAAGCAATATATTAAGTACGATGCGAAAAGAAGGACTAATTAGTTATGATATAGATTCTATATCTATTAATACACTTCCAGAAGATCAAGTAGATAACTAA
- a CDS encoding alanine/glycine:cation symporter family protein: protein MSFKQKNLYAIFISFPIISQAQPAGLDEQINNAFMPFATWWEGFILSTVNIVGHQIPIVLILLLLGALFFTIYFGFVNIKHFPTAIQVVRGKYDEIETQNTIVNTNVHVIEGDIIDTIKDEAHHGEVNHFQALATAVSGTVGLGNIAMVAVAISIGGPGATFWMVVAGLLGMSTKFVECTLGVKYRDIDKEGNVYGGPMYYLSRGLKEKGFVKLGKFLAAIFAILCVGASFGGGNAFQTNQAAAQIISRFGLEGASTGSMIGVVFAILVGIVIIGGIKRIAKVTEKVVPFMAILYVVAALFIIFSNFSFIDDAIRLIFREAFTPRATITGGFIGVMIQGFRRAAFSNEAGAGSAAIAHSAVNTKYAASEGLVGLLEPFIDTVVICSMTAIIIVMFNMDGAFAYGDVINGQALMADGSRVGGVNLTSLAFNNAIPGSSYVLVFAVCLFAFSTILSWSYYGLQSWKYLFGRGKFTDLLYKILFLVFTVLGAAITLDAVIKFSDAMILALVFPNMIGLLLLFTNVRQELARFIDAIKVIKIDKVRN from the coding sequence ATGTCCTTTAAGCAAAAAAACCTTTATGCAATATTTATTAGCTTTCCTATCATCAGTCAAGCACAACCTGCAGGTTTAGACGAACAGATTAATAATGCATTTATGCCCTTCGCTACTTGGTGGGAAGGGTTTATTCTCTCTACCGTAAATATCGTAGGCCACCAAATACCTATAGTTCTAATTTTACTATTGCTTGGGGCCTTATTTTTTACAATCTATTTTGGGTTTGTTAACATTAAACATTTCCCAACTGCTATTCAGGTGGTGAGGGGTAAGTATGATGAAATAGAAACTCAAAACACCATAGTTAATACTAATGTACATGTAATTGAAGGGGATATTATTGATACTATTAAGGATGAAGCACATCATGGGGAAGTTAATCATTTTCAGGCATTAGCAACTGCGGTTTCGGGGACCGTTGGTTTAGGAAATATCGCGATGGTTGCCGTAGCCATTTCCATTGGCGGTCCTGGAGCAACTTTTTGGATGGTTGTAGCAGGTTTATTGGGTATGTCCACCAAATTTGTAGAATGCACTCTAGGTGTTAAATATAGAGATATTGATAAAGAAGGGAATGTTTATGGAGGACCCATGTATTATTTGTCAAGAGGATTAAAAGAAAAAGGATTTGTTAAGTTGGGTAAGTTTTTGGCAGCAATATTCGCAATATTATGTGTAGGAGCTTCTTTTGGAGGTGGAAATGCATTTCAAACTAATCAAGCAGCAGCACAGATAATAAGTAGGTTTGGTTTAGAAGGGGCATCAACAGGCAGTATGATAGGTGTTGTATTTGCTATTCTTGTCGGTATTGTTATCATTGGTGGGATTAAACGCATTGCCAAAGTTACAGAGAAAGTGGTGCCTTTTATGGCCATATTATATGTGGTTGCAGCTCTATTTATAATCTTCTCAAATTTTAGTTTTATAGATGATGCCATCCGTTTAATTTTTAGAGAAGCCTTTACACCTAGAGCAACTATTACCGGTGGTTTTATTGGTGTCATGATTCAAGGGTTTAGACGCGCTGCTTTTTCCAACGAAGCTGGAGCAGGTTCTGCAGCTATTGCGCATTCAGCAGTTAATACTAAATATGCAGCTTCTGAAGGGTTGGTTGGACTATTGGAACCTTTTATCGATACGGTTGTAATTTGTTCCATGACTGCAATTATTATTGTCATGTTTAATATGGATGGCGCATTTGCATATGGAGATGTAATAAATGGTCAAGCCTTGATGGCAGACGGAAGTAGAGTTGGTGGCGTTAATTTAACGTCTTTGGCATTCAACAATGCAATACCTGGATCCTCTTATGTTTTAGTATTTGCCGTTTGTTTATTTGCTTTTTCAACCATATTATCTTGGTCGTATTATGGGCTACAGTCTTGGAAGTACTTATTTGGTAGAGGAAAATTTACAGACCTCTTGTATAAGATACTATTTTTAGTTTTTACTGTCTTAGGAGCAGCAATTACATTAGACGCGGTAATTAAATTTTCTGATGCTATGATTTTAGCATTAGTCTTTCCTAATATGATTGGGTTATTGCTTTTATTTACAAATGTTCGGCAAGAGTTAGCACGCTTTATTGATGCTATTAAAGTTATTAAAATCGACAAGGTTAGAAACTAA
- a CDS encoding dihydrofolate reductase family protein — MLFNSNNMEGKYANGYVFMASSLDGFIARQDNSLDWLMKYGVDENDNSFEEFTKNIDVLVMGSGTFKTVLGFEQWPYKMPVYVLSRRLAQDDVPESLKEQVTIKALNPKELMQLLYEKGLKKAYIDGGKLVQSFINDGLIEEITLTQIPILIGKGKRLFGELDKDIDLELMNSKPMKFGFIQNHYQVLNT; from the coding sequence ATGCTTTTTAACTCAAATAATATGGAAGGTAAATATGCAAATGGCTACGTTTTTATGGCTTCAAGTTTAGATGGTTTTATAGCGAGGCAAGACAATTCTTTAGATTGGTTAATGAAGTATGGCGTAGATGAAAATGACAATAGTTTTGAGGAGTTCACAAAAAATATAGATGTATTAGTAATGGGAAGTGGCACATTTAAAACTGTACTTGGTTTTGAACAATGGCCTTATAAAATGCCTGTATATGTTTTGAGCAGAAGATTAGCTCAAGATGATGTTCCCGAATCATTAAAAGAACAAGTAACTATTAAGGCTTTAAATCCTAAAGAGTTAATGCAACTTCTTTATGAGAAAGGTCTTAAAAAAGCTTATATAGATGGTGGTAAGTTGGTGCAATCATTTATTAATGATGGTTTAATTGAAGAAATTACGCTCACACAAATTCCTATTCTAATTGGTAAGGGAAAGAGATTATTCGGAGAATTGGATAAGGATATTGATTTAGAATTAATGAATTCAAAACCTATGAAATTTGGCTTTATCCAAAATCACTATCAAGTATTAAATACATAG
- a CDS encoding glutamate synthase-related protein, with the protein MKNPVVIAQISQLINKQPVHALVNGLDLVIVKFDEDISVLYGRCLHRGALMSDGHVEGDNLICGVHGWDYRVDSGVSEYNNKEVLHKFSTKIEGDDLMVDAFEIDAYLINSPQPFNRSEYLGAYADTHPEDTEPYTGYIKELAKNGLKNIGHHGFSASMGVDRNILPKWNDIQFLPAQLASRPLLDHEDVVSKIVIGPKAKKPLHLDMPLFVSDMSFGALSREAKIALSKGAELAGTGICSGEGGMLPEEQSNNSRYFYELASAQFGFTWDKLDNVQAFHFKGGQGAKTGTGGHLPGNKVSSEIAKVRGLKEGETAISPAANPNFHSVQDFKDFADKVRERTGGIPIGFKIAASHIEKDIQFALDVGVDYIILDGRGGGTGSAPTILRDHINVPTIPALARARKYMNKVGTTDVTLVITGGLRVAEDFAKAMMLGADAIAVSNSALQAIGCLGMRACGSNNCPVGIATQKESLRERLIIDSSAKQLHNFFDATNNLIKVIARSCGYDNVNKFNHDDLSTFNRDMHKLTGINYAGI; encoded by the coding sequence ATGAAAAACCCAGTAGTAATTGCACAAATAAGTCAGTTAATCAATAAACAACCAGTTCATGCACTTGTAAATGGCTTAGATTTAGTCATTGTGAAATTTGATGAAGACATCTCTGTCCTCTACGGAAGATGTTTGCACAGGGGTGCTTTAATGTCAGATGGTCATGTAGAAGGTGATAATCTTATTTGTGGTGTCCATGGATGGGATTATAGAGTAGATTCTGGTGTTTCTGAGTACAACAACAAAGAAGTCCTGCATAAATTTTCTACCAAAATTGAAGGCGATGATTTAATGGTTGATGCATTTGAAATAGATGCTTATTTAATAAATAGCCCACAACCTTTTAACCGCAGTGAGTATTTAGGTGCTTATGCCGATACACATCCAGAAGATACAGAACCCTATACTGGTTACATTAAAGAATTGGCAAAAAACGGGTTAAAGAATATTGGGCATCATGGATTTTCTGCTTCTATGGGAGTTGATAGAAACATATTGCCTAAATGGAATGATATCCAATTTTTACCAGCACAATTAGCATCAAGACCGTTATTAGACCATGAAGACGTAGTAAGTAAAATTGTAATTGGACCAAAAGCAAAAAAGCCATTACATTTAGATATGCCTCTGTTTGTTAGCGACATGAGTTTTGGTGCGCTTTCACGCGAAGCAAAAATTGCATTATCTAAAGGCGCAGAATTAGCTGGAACGGGAATTTGTTCGGGTGAAGGTGGTATGCTACCAGAAGAACAATCTAATAATTCAAGGTATTTTTACGAATTAGCATCTGCACAATTTGGGTTTACTTGGGATAAATTAGATAATGTACAAGCCTTTCATTTTAAAGGAGGACAAGGTGCAAAAACAGGAACAGGAGGCCACCTGCCGGGAAATAAAGTAAGTTCAGAAATAGCGAAAGTTAGAGGTTTAAAAGAAGGTGAAACAGCTATTTCACCGGCTGCAAATCCTAATTTCCATAGCGTTCAAGATTTTAAAGATTTTGCCGATAAGGTGCGAGAACGCACTGGAGGAATTCCAATTGGATTTAAAATTGCAGCTAGCCATATCGAAAAAGATATTCAGTTTGCACTCGATGTTGGTGTGGATTATATTATACTGGATGGTCGTGGTGGCGGAACAGGTTCTGCTCCTACCATTTTAAGAGACCATATTAATGTGCCAACCATTCCTGCACTAGCAAGAGCCAGAAAGTATATGAATAAGGTTGGAACTACAGATGTAACCTTGGTTATTACAGGTGGTTTGCGCGTTGCAGAAGACTTTGCAAAAGCCATGATGCTTGGTGCAGATGCTATTGCAGTGTCCAACTCGGCATTACAGGCTATCGGTTGTTTGGGGATGCGTGCTTGTGGTAGTAATAACTGCCCTGTAGGTATTGCAACTCAAAAAGAATCACTTCGAGAGCGATTAATTATTGATTCATCAGCAAAACAATTACATAATTTTTTTGATGCCACTAATAATCTAATAAAAGTAATTGCGAGGTCTTGCGGCTATGATAATGTTAATAAATTTAATCATGATGATTTATCTACATTCAATAGAGATATGCATAAGTTAACAGGAATTAATTACGCAGGAATATAA
- a CDS encoding ion channel: MEDYKYLIALLSVFNFLLTPIHIVISGLSPAYIIVINYTIVILSSSLIATMRRAKLITYLLGFLTLVAIWLEFSDDNSETILISRILLSFLLFACFCITLIRQLLKIKEINLQFILGPILGFLYLGIIGGALFEFVHFLDPSAFQLIEGYSGYSFYYFSFISITSVGYGDITPITAPAQSLTLVMNIIGQFYLVIIIGVFVGKYINVKSK; the protein is encoded by the coding sequence ATGGAGGATTACAAATACTTAATTGCACTTTTAAGTGTTTTTAATTTTCTATTAACACCTATTCATATTGTAATAAGTGGTCTTAGTCCAGCCTATATAATTGTTATAAATTATACAATAGTTATTTTAAGTAGCTCGCTAATTGCTACAATGAGAAGGGCAAAACTAATTACTTACCTTCTAGGGTTTTTAACGCTTGTGGCTATTTGGTTAGAATTTTCTGATGATAATTCTGAAACAATTTTAATATCTAGGATATTACTATCCTTTTTATTGTTCGCCTGCTTTTGTATTACTTTAATTAGGCAATTGTTAAAGATAAAAGAAATTAACCTCCAGTTTATTTTAGGACCAATTTTGGGTTTTCTCTATTTAGGCATTATTGGAGGTGCGCTTTTTGAGTTTGTTCATTTTTTAGACCCAAGTGCATTCCAGTTAATTGAGGGCTATTCTGGGTATAGCTTTTATTATTTTAGTTTTATAAGTATTACCTCTGTGGGTTATGGAGATATTACACCAATAACAGCTCCAGCCCAATCTTTAACACTTGTAATGAACATCATAGGTCAATTTTATTTGGTTATTATTATTGGTGTTTTTGTAGGCAAGTATATTAACGTAAAATCAAAATAA
- a CDS encoding DUF2721 domain-containing protein, translating into MENWYLPITMIPGIGLLILSTSNLMVTLTNELSGLIKELSKDDSIIHRKLAQLKTLNRAMVFFYTAVACLAISGLIGGLQFKVIENSATYISIIGIVIMLLGLLSLIKYSYRAVSIRQDQFKTKFNKN; encoded by the coding sequence ATGGAAAACTGGTATTTACCAATAACAATGATCCCAGGCATAGGCTTGCTAATACTATCGACCTCAAACTTAATGGTTACATTAACTAATGAGTTAAGTGGATTAATAAAGGAGCTGTCTAAAGACGATTCTATTATTCATCGAAAATTAGCACAGTTGAAGACCTTAAACCGAGCCATGGTCTTTTTTTATACCGCTGTGGCATGTCTAGCAATTTCAGGATTAATAGGCGGTTTGCAATTCAAAGTCATAGAAAATAGTGCTACTTATATAAGTATAATAGGCATTGTAATTATGCTTTTAGGCTTGTTATCTTTAATAAAATATTCCTATAGAGCAGTAAGTATTCGACAAGACCAATTTAAAACAAAATTCAACAAAAACTAA
- a CDS encoding cation:proton antiporter, whose protein sequence is MFESFSIIFTIAALFNYINYKWLKLPTTIGLMILSLVLIIPITISKTLFPVLYTFFCDIIINADFKTLLLDGILSFLLFAGALHVNLAALAKEKKSILLFATFSVLISTFLVGSLVFYGAQLVGLELPFIHALLFGALISPTDPIAVMAILKKANIAKSLGIKIEGESLFNDGIGVVVFSGILLIATTTGEHSSAEIGAEISTLFLEEAVGGLLYGLVIGFLGLKCIQSLKENPQLAVMISLAVVMGGTASAFMLHVSAPLAMVVAGLLIGHKIHINEDKNPIQKAINSFWEILDDVFNGILFVLIGLAIHLLELNTSYILLGILAILIVLFARFVSVFLPYSLLKHKEKKPIKTITILTWGGLRGGISIALALSLNNDLSGGLILHITYIIVLFSIIVQGLSIGKVVKKLYS, encoded by the coding sequence ATGTTCGAATCTTTTAGTATCATATTCACCATTGCAGCCCTTTTTAACTATATCAATTATAAATGGTTAAAATTACCAACTACCATTGGTTTAATGATTTTAAGTTTAGTCTTAATCATTCCAATTACAATTAGTAAAACACTATTTCCAGTATTGTATACATTCTTTTGTGACATTATTATTAACGCAGATTTTAAAACACTTTTACTCGATGGTATATTAAGTTTTTTACTCTTCGCAGGAGCATTGCATGTTAATCTTGCTGCACTTGCCAAAGAGAAAAAATCAATTCTATTATTTGCAACTTTTAGTGTTCTCATATCTACATTTTTAGTAGGTAGCTTGGTATTTTATGGCGCTCAACTTGTTGGTTTAGAATTGCCTTTTATACACGCTCTTTTATTTGGTGCTTTAATATCACCAACCGACCCTATTGCTGTTATGGCTATCTTGAAAAAGGCAAATATTGCTAAAAGTTTAGGCATAAAAATAGAAGGAGAATCCTTATTTAATGATGGAATTGGCGTTGTTGTTTTTTCTGGAATCTTACTAATTGCTACCACAACTGGAGAACACAGTTCGGCTGAAATAGGAGCAGAAATAAGCACACTATTTTTAGAAGAAGCCGTAGGCGGATTACTATACGGATTGGTGATTGGCTTTCTAGGGTTAAAATGTATTCAGTCACTAAAAGAAAATCCACAATTAGCAGTTATGATAAGTCTTGCTGTAGTAATGGGTGGAACAGCCAGTGCATTTATGCTACACGTATCTGCGCCATTAGCAATGGTAGTTGCAGGGTTATTAATAGGTCATAAAATACATATAAATGAAGATAAAAACCCTATACAAAAAGCCATCAATTCTTTTTGGGAAATTTTAGATGATGTTTTTAATGGAATTTTGTTTGTTCTTATTGGACTTGCTATTCACTTATTAGAATTAAATACAAGTTATATTTTGTTAGGGATTCTTGCTATATTAATTGTGCTTTTTGCAAGATTTGTTTCTGTGTTTTTACCATATTCATTATTAAAGCATAAAGAAAAAAAGCCAATTAAAACCATCACTATTTTAACTTGGGGAGGATTGCGAGGAGGTATTTCTATTGCATTGGCCTTAAGTTTAAATAACGACCTTTCTGGAGGCTTAATACTTCATATAACATATATAATAGTACTTTTCTCGATAATTGTACAAGGTTTAAGTATTGGTAAGGTTGTAAAAAAATTATATTCTTAA
- a CDS encoding YHS domain-containing (seleno)protein codes for MKNGVAAQGFDVVSFVNGSPKKGSSNHTAEYGGGQFLFSSEANKAKFENSPEVFTPQYGGYCAIAMSEDKKVNPNPKSWEIREGKLYFFTRMLFGIIDAKRQWVKDPLTKRDLADTAWAKMNS; via the coding sequence ATGAAAAACGGAGTCGCTGCACAAGGATTTGATGTTGTATCATTCGTTAACGGTAGTCCCAAAAAAGGAAGTTCAAATCATACAGCAGAATATGGAGGTGGTCAATTTCTGTTTTCTTCGGAAGCAAATAAAGCAAAGTTTGAAAATTCTCCTGAAGTGTTTACTCCTCAATATGGAGGCTATTGTGCCATAGCCATGTCTGAAGATAAAAAAGTAAATCCAAATCCTAAAAGTTGGGAAATAAGAGAAGGTAAATTGTACTTTTTTACAAGAATGCTTTTTGGAATTATTGATGCTAAAAGACAATGGGTAAAAGACCCTTTAACAAAGCGGGATTTGGCTGATACTGCTTGGGCAAAAATGAATAGTTAA
- a CDS encoding TetR/AcrR family transcriptional regulator, which produces MTSKSLGRPTNDKLILSKDDILKEALKILDEQGEIGLSFRKLANVFGVTAMALKHHVGSRQDIIKSLVEIVYKNVNEITITNDSKEVIRVLLGNYCKCVFKHPNVSRLLLTDHSLINKELIDLTNSIREHAISLINDETEGILFADVIVDYTHGFALAAASQNEKTDLGVLTIHDFYKGIDWILARV; this is translated from the coding sequence ATGACAAGTAAATCATTAGGTAGACCAACAAATGATAAATTGATATTGTCAAAAGATGATATTTTAAAAGAAGCGCTCAAAATTCTTGATGAACAAGGAGAGATTGGGCTTTCGTTTAGAAAATTAGCGAATGTGTTTGGAGTTACTGCAATGGCTTTAAAACATCATGTAGGTTCACGTCAAGATATCATAAAAAGTCTTGTAGAAATTGTTTATAAAAATGTAAATGAAATTACCATAACTAATGATTCTAAAGAAGTAATAAGAGTATTATTAGGGAACTATTGTAAATGCGTTTTTAAGCATCCAAATGTATCAAGACTATTACTAACAGACCATTCTTTAATTAATAAAGAATTAATTGACCTTACTAATTCAATTAGAGAACACGCCATTTCATTAATTAATGATGAAACTGAAGGTATTCTGTTCGCAGATGTCATTGTGGATTACACGCATGGTTTTGCATTGGCTGCAGCTTCACAAAATGAGAAAACAGATTTAGGAGTATTAACTATCCATGACTTTTATAAAGGTATCGATTGGATACTTGCACGAGTATAG
- a CDS encoding thiamine pyrophosphate-binding protein — protein MAASKKWYSVLKDKNTLPEGRVQTVTAGHQGVCLTHYNGKFSALDNKCPHQGGPLGEGSIENGMLRCPWHGWDFDPCTGTPPGGFDDGVKTFEVKEDGNEIFIAIEEEETHQDTISDVMIQTMVNWGVDTGFGMVGHSNLGVADAMKRLEEQGKFQFFGIRHEGAAAFAASAYGKLTGKPAVCFGIAGPGSTNMFTGMWDAKVDRSPLLALSGQVDTQVMGTGAFQEVDLVGAFQTVANFNHSVQQNSKHSELMSLAIKSALLNRDVSHITFPDEVAFMPKPTGEEAQTPEGRITPMNISPPKQMVSKAVGMLENSKMPAIIVGHGARFQMKAITSFAEKLNCPVITTFKAKGQISDHHELGCGVLGRSGTPIASWFMNESDLLIVFGASFSNHTGITPKKPIIQVDYDPTALSKFHKVDAALWGEISETLAIIEEQSKGKLNTVDRRSEIAKRWAIWKEEKASRLKDESEAGLSSIAVFEAMNKVVPDNAVIAVDVGNNTYSFGRYFEPKNQSILMSGYLGSIGFSLPAAMGAWAAQGKDRPIWSVSGDGGFGQYLGEMMTLVKYNMNIKHVLLNNLEIGKISKEQKAAELDVWKTSLHNANFSKYAENCGALGIRVTKKEDLLSALEKLKIHNGPALLEIITDPALI, from the coding sequence ATGGCAGCATCCAAAAAATGGTACAGTGTACTAAAAGATAAAAACACACTACCAGAAGGCCGTGTTCAAACAGTTACTGCTGGCCATCAAGGAGTTTGTTTAACACATTACAATGGCAAATTTTCTGCACTTGATAATAAGTGCCCACATCAAGGCGGTCCTTTAGGAGAAGGCTCTATTGAAAATGGCATGTTGCGTTGCCCTTGGCACGGTTGGGACTTTGACCCTTGCACAGGAACACCACCTGGTGGGTTTGATGATGGTGTAAAAACCTTTGAGGTTAAAGAAGATGGTAATGAAATTTTTATAGCCATAGAAGAAGAGGAAACTCATCAAGACACCATTTCAGATGTAATGATACAAACAATGGTAAACTGGGGTGTTGACACTGGTTTCGGAATGGTAGGTCACTCAAATTTAGGTGTTGCTGATGCCATGAAGCGATTAGAAGAACAAGGTAAATTTCAGTTTTTTGGAATTCGTCATGAAGGCGCAGCCGCTTTTGCAGCATCGGCTTATGGAAAACTAACAGGAAAGCCTGCGGTTTGTTTTGGTATAGCAGGACCTGGTTCTACAAACATGTTTACAGGCATGTGGGATGCTAAAGTAGACCGTTCTCCCCTATTAGCCCTTTCTGGTCAGGTAGACACACAAGTAATGGGAACTGGTGCATTTCAAGAAGTAGATTTAGTGGGTGCGTTTCAAACAGTGGCTAACTTTAATCATAGCGTACAACAAAACTCAAAACATAGTGAGCTAATGAGCTTGGCCATAAAAAGTGCGTTATTAAATAGAGATGTATCGCATATAACATTTCCAGATGAAGTGGCTTTCATGCCCAAACCAACAGGAGAAGAAGCACAAACACCAGAAGGTAGAATTACACCTATGAATATTTCGCCGCCAAAGCAAATGGTTTCAAAAGCAGTTGGTATGCTAGAAAACTCTAAAATGCCTGCTATTATTGTTGGTCATGGAGCGCGTTTTCAAATGAAAGCTATTACGTCTTTTGCTGAAAAATTAAACTGTCCAGTAATTACAACATTTAAGGCGAAAGGGCAAATTTCTGACCATCACGAATTAGGTTGCGGTGTTTTAGGAAGAAGCGGAACACCAATTGCCTCTTGGTTTATGAACGAGAGTGATTTATTAATTGTATTTGGAGCTTCTTTTTCAAACCATACAGGAATTACACCTAAAAAACCAATCATACAAGTAGATTATGACCCAACAGCATTGAGTAAATTTCATAAAGTTGATGCAGCACTTTGGGGAGAAATTTCTGAAACACTAGCTATTATTGAAGAACAATCTAAAGGAAAACTTAATACGGTAGACAGACGTTCAGAAATTGCAAAACGCTGGGCCATCTGGAAAGAAGAAAAAGCAAGTCGATTGAAAGATGAAAGTGAGGCAGGATTAAGTTCTATAGCTGTTTTTGAAGCTATGAATAAAGTAGTTCCGGACAATGCTGTAATTGCAGTGGATGTTGGAAACAACACATACTCTTTTGGGCGTTATTTTGAGCCTAAAAACCAATCTATTTTAATGTCAGGGTATTTAGGGTCTATTGGTTTTTCATTGCCTGCTGCCATGGGAGCTTGGGCTGCACAAGGTAAAGACAGACCTATTTGGTCGGTTTCTGGAGATGGTGGATTTGGACAATATTTAGGTGAAATGATGACCTTGGTAAAATACAATATGAACATTAAACATGTGTTGCTCAACAATTTAGAAATTGGGAAAATTTCTAAAGAGCAAAAAGCTGCCGAATTAGACGTTTGGAAAACCTCTTTACATAATGCAAACTTTTCGAAATATGCAGAGAATTGTGGAGCATTAGGTATTAGAGTAACCAAAAAAGAAGACTTATTATCAGCGTTAGAAAAACTAAAAATACACAATGGTCCGGCTTTATTGGAAATAATAACAGACCCAGCATTAATATAA